In Labrus mixtus chromosome 22, fLabMix1.1, whole genome shotgun sequence, the genomic window tcctTTCACTGGTTGCCGTCAGATCCCTGATTTACACCGCCTATATTCTGTGTTTGCAGGACTACATTCCTGAATGCTGTGGAACATTTTACAGATCGTTACTTTGTGCAGATCTGCTGcgtataaaatgttgttttccccCCACTAGGCAACATGAACCAGAGCTAACCTTCTTTAGTTAGACTTCACTACGATAAGTCATCGTTCTCCTGACAGCGGACCTGACCAACGCCTGAGTTTAGTGGTTTTCAGTCTGCAGTCGACACAATGTGCTCCAACTCTTAACGATCACCTCGCTGCTCATCTGTTACCACGTGAAGGATGTTAGTTATTTTTACTGCTCCAGAAATTCACATATATTGTTTAGCCTGTTATTACTGTGACTCAAGACTATAAGAGTCAACTCAACTGTAAACCTAAGGAGGGATCATTCAATGGTGACAACCTGTGTCCGCTTGCTGCATTTTCTTGCGCTGGAAGTGCAGACCAACTCCGTTTCTGAGCCCTTCTCACCGCTGTTGTCTCGCTGCACTTCCGCTTCCCTTTGTAGCATCCATTAACCAAACaacatgtaacttttccaccttaaaatagtcGTTTGAAAGGTTGATTTAATACCACAATAACTTTAAATAGGGAGGTTGATGTCTCTCTCAATTTGGTAACTTGGTGGTAGAGACAAGGTCATCTCACAAGAAGTGTGTACGGCTTTACAtcactagttcacacagcagccttcagttaTAAATCAGCCAGTTAGCCCGCCTCTGTACGGTTTGATCCAATGACTTACATCAATCCTGAACTTTTCCTGGCAGTTGATGCAGTGAGGCTAACATATGACTGGTGTGACAAAGTTTCTGCATTATGATAAATCAGCTGCTAGCAGAAAGATATGACATAAATCAtgctggttgtgttttttttaacatagagATAAAACGTAAGAGTGGAGTGATATCAGAAAGGCACAGAGGAAACATAAACATGGAGGAGAAATATGGACTTCTAATTTTTGCAAATGAACATCAGAGCAGATTCTTCTCACTTTTCAAAGTTAAGATTCAGTTGAAGTTGTGTCATTATTCACATTGCTCTGTATGTTTTATCTGCACTAATCTTCACATATTTTATGTTGCACTAATGGAGCAACGCCTGCAAGCTGCATCAGGCAGACAACTCATTCTCACAATCACCGATCAAAACGTATTGTCCCAATTTCCGGCcgtctatttaagctgcaaggcCCCACCCTCTGCTTCGTTATTGCCATTGCCATTGCTGTCTTGTACCACTGCAGCGCTTGAATTTATAGCACCACCATCACCCAAGCATCCTCCTCCAGGTTTCAATCTCAACACTCCTCAatttctgcatttaaaaatgaatctgtGAGGAGTGATGAAGTCGGAGCTGAGATGCCAAACACAAATATAGTTTTGCTGATGCAATAACTAGCGTCAGTTATCGGACTGAAATGACCCTTCTAAAAGGTGTATAAATAAAGTAGAAGCATGCAGTGTAATTTTATATACAGGTATATACTgtattagattagattagattagattaaacTTTACAAGTACAGAGACAGCGAAATGTATTTGGCGTTCTAACCAAAAAAGTGCAAAAGAGCAACAAAGGTGCAGTACAAACATGAATAGGCATAAAGTGCAATATGGTAGTAAGGTAATACGGTAAGCTGGTGCAGAGGATACAGATAAGACTGGTATATTATAGAGCAGCATTGGTGGATATAAGATAGTTACAGTATgaacaatatttacagtatggACATTATAAACAATATGCTAATAAATATCAAGTGGAATAGGATATTATATATACAGTCAAGTAGTATAGGAAGTGCAGTGTTCAATGTAAAGTCAAGTACAAATGTACAGTCAAGAATTTAGTATTGTATTTAGGAGTATTGCAGTGTCCAGGGGGGGtggttgaggaggaggaggggggtgtgtctgggggggtggggggtaggGTAAAGTACACTTGGTTATGGAGTTCAGTAGGGTGACAGCTTGAGGGAAAAAACTTCTTCTGAACCTACTGGTCCGGGTGCCAAGAGACCTGTAGCACTTTCCGGAGGGGAGGTAGGtaaacagtctatggttgggATGGGAATTGTCCTCAGCAATGCAGCGCGCCTTGCGCAGGCACCGCTTTTTATGGACAGACTCGATGGAGGGGAGTGGGGAACCGATGATGCATTGGGCAGTTTTCACCACCCTCTGCAGTGCCTTCCGGTCAGAGGCGGAGCAGTTGCCATATGATACAGTGACACAGTTAGTAAGTATGCTCTCGATGGTGCTGCAGTAAAAGTTTGCCAGGATCTGAGGGGACAGGTGGGCCTTTTTTAGTCTCCTCAGGAAGAAGAGGCGCTGGTGAGCCTTCTTGATCGTGGAAGAGGTGTTGAGGGACCAGGTGAGGTCCTCGGAGATGTGGACTCCCAGGAACTTAAAGCTGGTGACACGTTCAACCTCCGCTCTGTCGATATAGAGGGGGGTGTGTGTGCCACCTTTAGACTTTCTGAAGTCCACGATGGTCTCTTTGGTCTTCATGGTGTTGAGGGACAGGTGGTTGTCAGCGCACCACACAGCTAGGCGCTGGACCTCATCTCTGTACGCTGACTCATCGTTGTCGCTGATGAGACCAACCACCGTTGTGTCGTCTGCAAACTTAACAATGGTGTTTGAGCCATGTACAGCTTTGCAGTCGTGGGTGAAGAGGGAGTACAGGAGAGGGCTCAGCACACAGCCCTGTGGAACGCCAGTGTTCAGGGTGAGGGTAGAGGAGGTGTGGTCATTGATCttggccgaagatttctgccttttaataaggcagttttttcttaccactgtaacttttgctgctttgctaaagtgctcatgatggataggccggatctttgtaacatagcaataagtaaggtcttttacctgctttttgtaacataacaatgagtaaggtctttttacctgctctttcgtaatgttaacagacaatgagtaaggtattttacctgcttcttgtaaagtgtctcgagataacacttgttatgagttgacgctatacaaataaaagttgattgattgattgattgatcttaACAGACTGCGGTCTGTTTGTCAGGAAGTCCAATATCCAATTCCGGAGGGAGGGGTCGATGTCCAGGTCATGCAGTTTGGTGATCAGTGTGGAGGGGACAATGGTGTTGAACGCTGAGCTAAAGTCAACGAACAGTATTCTTACATAAGAGTTATTTTTGTCAAGGTGGGAGAGGGCGGAGTGAAGTGCCGTGGAAATGGCATCCTCTGTACTCCTGTTCTGGCAGTAGGCAAACTGAAAGGGGTCTAGTGAGGGTGATAGATGGTTTTTGATCCGAGCCAGGACCAGCCTCTCGAAGCACTTCATGATGATGGGATAAGTGCAACTGGGCGGAAGTCATTTAGGCTCTTGGCAGAGGAGTGTTTAGGCACCGGCACGATGGTGGTGGATTTGAGGCACTTCGGGACAACTGCTTGGGCTAGTGACAGGTTGAAAATGTCAGTCCAGACCTCAGTCAGCTGCTCAGCACAGGCCCTGTAGATGCGGCCGGGGACGCCATCCAGGCCAGCTGCTTTGCGTGGATTAATCCTGCTCAGCGCTTCAGCGGGGGAGAGTGTGAGGGGCTGGTGGCCTGCACCCCCTTGATGGCCACCTCTTTGTTGTTCCTGTCAAAGTGCCCATAGAAGACATTGTGCTCTTCAGGTAGGGAGGCGTCACTGGGTGGGGGGTTGCCGTTGGCGGGTTTGTAATCCGTGATGGCCTGTATGCCTTGCCACATGCATCGGGGGTCGGAGTTAATGAAGTGCTCCTCAATCCTCAGCTTGTAACTGTGCTTAGCCTCAGAGATGCCCCTCGACAGATTAGCCCTGGCTGAGCTGTAGGCCCGAGGGTCACCAGATCTGAAGGCGATGTCGCGTGCCTTCAGCAGGACTTGGACCTCCTTGTTCATCCACGGTTAGGGAACGTAGTGATCCTTTTCAGTGTGGTGACACTCTCTATGTATGTGTGCTTCAAAATTCATTTCTGGattcattatttttgcatttccaATAACATTAAAATGGGATTTTAGACCATTTTAAATTCAGTACTAAGTTACACACTCACTGTTTACCTCTAAAGTGTtagatttgctttttttaacatgatCTTTAGGTTGTATCTGAGGCTTGACTTCTGTTTGGTGTCTCCTTGAAGAATTTGCTGAGCTAGCATGAACCAGATTATTACATGCATGCTTCAGTCCGTGCATACTGAGCCAAAATATTGTGGCTGTGTGGCTCCAAACATGGAGGTTTGCAGTCATTACTAACCTCATGATTTGAAAGCCAAACCTAAAATATGCTTTTGTATATTCAAGGCAAGATTCGCAAATTCGCTCTATGTCAAAATGAATTATATGGGAACATTAACTCAAAACATctggatgtaaaaaaatatatattttaggtATAAGTGTTTCAGTTAAATAGTTTAACATATAGATGGAGGCCAATCAAAGGAAACCCTGGATAAACAGATTTCATACATGACACGATGCCTTGCTGAACCAAtccaactgtttttatttatattgtgcCAATAAAAGAAACTTCTCAAAAGCTTAACAACATACTCTTTATCATATCTTTTAGAGAGATGCAataaagaagaacatactcactgattatttggatgtcacgtaagagCTTTTAGaccacgctcattctgtgtcagtttacatgcaatgtgaagctacgggCTAACTAAcgcgtgctaacattagcctgctaacacaacaatgcaggctacaggtgattgcagctcgagcaaaggacaactTTGTCCGCCtcaatggtgcttaattatggtgctaTCTAAACGATAACGCCTTTGTGTGAACGCGAgcggagaggggttggaggtgtgtcactTTAGGAGAGGGGAGgattcagtatggaggaggtgtggccaaacagaagtttgttttggttttatgctggtgctcaagggcgacatctaccgtatcaaaaagtcgcacattcttcctttaactgacagaaaccttgaacagaaccagactctaGGTGGACTTACATATGCCTCAGTGGTCGCAAGATTTGATGAGTATAaattttgtaaaatataaatcCTTCCACAGTTCAGGAATGTGGAAAGAAGATCAGTCAGGGAGGATTGAAGCTGTTCAGAAGGCTCACAGTGGAATAACAGTTCACTAACACAGtttacattgtttgtttttcctctcatttGTCTCCAGTCTGCAGCTTCAGTGAAGTCCTGGAATAAAAACGTCCAGATCTCCTGTGGTATGTGATGATGTAATCAAATATGAGAGCTAAATGATTTAGAAGTATTTCTTTAAAGGGGGGTTAGGAGctttatttgtttctgcttttatgAGAAAAGTGTTGTATTCCcgcggttctcaactggtctaatCTCAGAACCCAACACTAACTCCTTCATCAAcaaatgtctgatatttttcaagCAATCACATTCATTTCATCAGAAATTGTACAGATTGGACCTCAGacggaacaaaacaaacacatttaaaatgttcttcacaGACTCTTTcacccctttttttcccccaggcACACATTTGTGACCCCCTGGAAACAGCTcagcgacccacttttgggtccccacccaccagttgagaacaaCTGACCATTTAGCCCATGCAAACACCTTATTAACACTAAATCAACATACAATGTGTTGTAATGCTTTTCATGTTTGTTaatatgatttattgatttactgAAACAGAGTTCGGTCATGTCTTTCGGTCCCTCAAGGCTTTTGTTGTCATTTCAGATTCTGATTCCAGATGCAACTGAATGgaaagttttcattttatgaGTCATATGATTCAAATCAGTCTGTGGAAATCTATGACTTCCTATAACCTTGCCTTCCCCCTCATCCCACTTCACCCAGCAGATGAAATGCACCAATCATTTTGCTCCTGTCGACCAAACCCTCCCTCTGTCAGTCATTAACTCTGTGCAGTCATAAGACCATGCAGTTTGTAGAGTTTTTATATACGTTTTGTAAGTATTTACCAAATGAAACAACGTATTCTTTGACAGTACAAGAGAAAGTTAGAACTATGTTTCTGTGTATATATTACAGTAACTAACAGGATGTGTACCTTCTACTCTAATGTTCTGTACAAGTGTTGATGAGTTCATTGTTGTATGATTGTAAAAATACACTGTGGAAACATAAACCTAGCATTCTTCTTGGTCCTTTTTCATTGGTGGTTTTCTTCTTGCAGCTAAGCAACGTGTGTATAAACGTAATAAACATGCACGTGTGCACGCACACAAAGCTATGCTCATTAAATCACACTCCATACTCCGTCATGCTACAGTATAGTTCTTTATTTTACAGAGAGAAGGACATTGTTAAACAGTAACATTTGAACTACAGTTAAGACTTCCTTTCCTACCATAAGGTCACGTTGAAGGAGAGATAAATAGTCTTTGGCGACACACAGATATGAACATACAAAGATAACTTAAATACATAACTTTACTTAAATAGTTTggctaaatataaatatgtttttttcatagGTGCACACGTCGTTCACAATCGTCCACATGGAGTGCACCGACATCTTCAAAACACATCTCAAAAGCAACATTTACAAGAGGAGCCTCGTCAAACTTTCACAACTTCATCACAACGAGGGGAACTCTCGACACAAGCGTTTGCATTAAAGTGCTTTCCTGTAATCCTAAAGGAGATCGTGCGACTGCGTTGACTATCTCACAAAActaacagaaatattttcacaCACCGAGTCTGTCTGCTCTCATTCCTCTTTGCAAAGAGCGAGCCATGAAGACTCTGGATGTTTCTACGGGGAGGTATTAGCGGTCGTGCTCACACAACTTTACGTGATGCAACTTCTGacgtcacaaaaaaaaatgtagtgtgGGAGTCAGGCAGCACAATGGTCCAGAGAGCAGGTTAAACACAGCAGATAAGTCTCCTGATAGGCTAcgcacagcagctcaaacacagAATTAGCACAATTTGAAAAGTAGAAGAGATCCACCAGGGTTTTAGAGCGTTTCAAAAGTCTTTTAATGATCCGTCACGAGACATTGATTAGCTCCATTACAGCAGAGAGAATGGCATGTTTCACCTCAGCAAGCCTTTGAACAGATTAAGACTAAGGAATATTACCCTGTGACCTCCAGACCCTCCTAATGTTTACAGACACAAGAGAGTCCAGATTGTGGCTGAGAGACTAAATATAAGAAGAAACTGAATAAGACCCAAAGTAATACCAGATAAATATACAAGAATACATTTTCATAAGATGTAGATGTTTTGATTTGTCAAGTATCGCCAGGTATTTGGTGAGTTTAAACTAATGCTTCATGTGAAATTGCATGCACAATAACAAAGGCTAAAAACACTCATGTGACTGAACAAGTCATAATCAAAGCTGAACTGTGCACAAAATTCAGAAAGTGGGCCAACAGCTTGGCCTGATTTCCTACAATGAAATGCTCAACCACTCTTTTGCAAGCTACGTTCAGGCCAACAAATAGTAAAATCTTGGAATAGAAGAACAGAAGTATGTCAGTGATATGTAATATAATTGTGTTTCTCAACAAAAATGTACGTTTTATAGATGGGGCTGCATGTGTTTGGAAAGTATAAGGCCAGTCAAATTTGGACTTGCAGGGCTTGACCTCGGTTATTCTCGGCCTATAATCCGCCCACCATTTCAGAGACGGACTAActtagaaaaaaggaaatgtcagGGCATGTATTTTTGATGGTGCTATTCTGTTCTGTGcacatttatttgaaattgGGCACTCTAACACCTAACATTTTGGTCACTGGGGTTTCTCATTAGAAACCCACAATGTAACAGCAGAGCTTTTAGCCGTCAGCTCAGGACTCATTTAAACCCCTTTAAACTAAATACATGTGAACAAAAAAGGTGCCTGAACAGACCTGTGTATAAACTATAATGTGTTGCCAATTATCCTTTTTCAAAACCCTTAATGTATTCTCTATCAGTGTATATTGCTATCCAACCTATCTCAAGAccattttcttttattggaTGATTTGACATATTAGTGGATTCGCCAACATTAAAGGCTTTGTAATGACCTCCAATTGGTCAAAGAATGTGGGAAAATGATGCCCGGTAAAACATCATTTTGACTTGAGAATTTGAGAGGAGTATTGGGTTTCTTAAAATTATCTTAAAGAAAATTTCCCCAAACACATTCTACTTTCTTTTGCAGGCACTGTGCCATTCCCCCCTTGGCTCTTCCTCTAGTTTTTCGTAATGCTTGTTATAAAAATCGAAAAACATATTACTTGCATAGACAATAAACCAATGTACTCCAACGTAATAATGCTTTCATCAAACAAGTTAGTTTGATTTGACCCTTTCACCCCGAGATATGCTTGTTCCATGAATTATGGCCTCGGTTGGCCAATTGATTTGGGAATGTTGTTAACCAATCCATTTTAAATTCTGAGTTTGACATGGCTCTATTTGGAGGACCATTTCAGGGCTAAATTACCATTATCCCTTGACCTAACACTGAAAACAGGACATAGTTGTAGGACAAAGCAGAAACATTGGGATTGGGCCTTGGTCTACTTTGCTTGATTGGTCCCATGCTATTGAGCATCCGCACTTTGTATTTATATTGTAGATGTAAGCAGAGTTTACTTTAAACCTTGAAGAGTGACTTCAAGCAAATgtcataaacaacaacagcaacatttcTTCACAGAACAAGAAATTCAAGTTAGACgaggctttaaaaataaagaaaaaatatttgttttcactgGTGCAACCAACCTCCAAGTATCTGAAAACTTAAAGATGtcactttaaacatttcattttgtgtgtgtggaagccATAGGCCTTGCCCTTGATTTATTAATGTTGAATGGGTGGACCATGGAAGGCTCAGGAGCCCCCCTCCCCTGCTGTGAGAGTACATATGACTGAAGCGATAAGGTTGGGCTTATTAAACCACCACCAACCCAAAGTCCTGACTTGTGAGGGGAACTTATGAATCACGTGAAAGGGCTAATATTTCACACTTGACCTCTGGCAGGGAAAGCCAGAAGTGCAGCGACAGTGCCCAGATCCATGGCTCTCAGGTTCTCTTTGCGACCTGCTGTGTTGGCTGACGGGCCAATATAATGCAACACCGAAAGTGTTCCTTTGGGAAGTCAGTTTCTGTTCAGATTCCTTTTAGAGCCCTGGATGCTGACCCTcttccttttcattttcagttgGTGTGGTTAAGTCCTGACCCCAGAATGCACTTAAACTCGGGTGTAACCAAAGTGCTGTGGCTGGTTCTGACTGTAAACTTTGGTCCTGAAACAAAAAGTCCTACTGAGTGACGAATTCCTGGTCCTACTGTAACGTTTTGGGATATTCCAAGGATTTCAGTGTTCAGATTGAACTTGCATGTGGAGTTGGGTACGGCCTGGGAGTTCCAAGGCTGACAATGAAGAGGGGCTCAAAAAGAAGAGGTAAAAGAGTTCATTGGGTCATTTACCAGGTCTTTGGGAATACATTGGTTTTGACAGGGCTGGTCTGAGTGCAGAGTGAAATCCACATTAGGGGCTTAAGTGTTTGATCAATGAGCCGCGGGATAACCACCAATGGGGAGGTCAGCTGGCAGACAGGGCCAGGCCATTGGATGGTGTTGAGGACAAGCCTTCACTCTTACATTAACAGGATTAAGACGTCAAATGGAGGCCGTTTGGTTTCTTTTAGGAGTTCAGAGGGGAGAACTAGAAAAGACTGACATGACTTCCTTCAAAAGGCAACCGTTCTCAGAGTGGATAGAAAACTCCAATTTGGCTTTACAAAAAGAATTTGGTCAGCCATTATCCTGAATTTGAATCTTCACGATTCTAAAAAGATATCCTTGAAAGGCAAGCATTATAGGCTTTTGGATATCAAGGTAGAGTCAGCCAGTCATTATTTGGAATTCATACCATATTATGTAAGACGTTGACATAGCTTTCCTCAGAAGGCAGGTATTCTCAGGGTCAATGGCATACTCAAATATGTGCTTTTAGAGAAGATTCAGTCAGTCATGATCTTTAACTTCAGTCTCCAAATCCATCAGtcggcacaaaaagccaaagagGCACATTTATGAGATTATAATTGTCATTTTGAAATAGATAAACAAATGGACTACATCAAACTCTAATGCAAAAACTAATAGTAATACGTtaagagataaataaatgaaaatatagaTAGACTTGCTATGGGTGTTTCAAATTGCCAAAACTCATCCATAACTATGGGGGCTCCTGGGGTTGATGGGGGACGAGTCTTCTCTGCCGCTCTGACCAATGAGCTGATAGAGTCGGTGGCTGAGGTTCTGCACTTGGCATGTTCCCAGGACACATCCCACTCTCATTAACTGGGCATGCTGGGGGTAGTGGTGACTGTTTCGTGATCCCGAATGAGTGTGGCGCCGAGCCCTGAGGGCCCTACGTTCAATTTTTGAAGAGTCAGCTGGTCTTGCCCATGCCAGGTTTGGTGAGGGTGGTCTTGCTCCTGAAGCGGGCTTCTGTGTCAGTAAACCAGGCAGCCATTTTGAGGATTCGCTAGGTGCTTCGGAGGGGTCACTGGTAGTCTGGATTTCTGACGCTGAGGCCTCGTCCTCGCTCTGGTCGAAGAGCTTGTTGAGGAGGTCCAACCTAAAGAAGTAAAGGAGAGATCAGGTGAAAATTTGTCCTCTGTGTGTATATTAGTCAATCAGTAATACCTGATAGATAGTAAGACCTTTAGCCATGCATATACCTGCCAACACGTCACTATAGCAACTAATTTCAGAAGTGTACAGGTAATTATGCAGAAATCAGATTAGCTGTACAAAGCAGCTTTGATAAACAAACTATTTTTGCCTGCTGTCTGAACACAGCGAGGCACTCTGAACAAAACCATCCATGTGGACACTGTGTGCTTCGTCTCTTAATGCCAGACATAAAAGTTAATGGCTTTTCACATCTTGACTAAGAAACCATGTGCATGTACGCAATCAAAACCTTCTCCATGCTGCATTTATGGCCAGCTGGGTTTCAGCAGCACTATGGTAGATTTAGACCAGCCAGCAATGTCTCAGAAGTGCTTAAGGGCTCCAGAGGAAAACAATAGTCTTCTTTAGGAAATCAAATAAACCTGCGGAGTCCGATTATTTTGGTTATTTCCCTAAATGTTTTTTCGTTGACACATTGTAAGATATTTGGAGCTGTGTTCAAAATTGCTCAAATATCACTTGCAGTGCTTGGACActaaaaatatttcatttacatactgtacatataatctcaaaaaatgaaatcccatgaaaacaaagctTCAACAATCACTGAGTTCTACCACTGACATAGTTGGTTAGATAgcttgtgttgatgtgtgactttGGTGTTTGAAATGGATTTGTCGGAAATACACAATTTTCTTTGATTTGGTGCATTTGCCATGGAAGTCTTTGTTGCGGGCATGACAGTCCTGTTTGCTATTAATTAGTAACATACATATAAttagtaattctattctattctattctattctattctattctattctattctattaagGCAACCTACTGTAGTAATCCCAGACCTTTTTTGTACCTGTTTGTCTCTTAGAccctaaaataaatacaaatatgggtcttagttaaaaaatatttcagtaGTTTGGGTGTAAACTGGGTTTTGGAAACTGCACATCGAACTAAATGTCCTGTTGAGATGGGTCAGGTTCTGCGGTGCAGTGGACCAAAGACGGGTGTTGAGCAAACACAGTGCCGACCATCTTGCCATCTGTTTATTGTTTGAGGAAGACAGTCGATTCTCACAGCTCGACCCTGCAGCTCTTCCCTGAACCATCACTTCTGTGTTTGTACAGCAGCACAGTGTGGCTCACGTCCCTGAGTGTTTTGCCATCACCACGGCTCAATGTCAAGGAGAAGCAAACAGAAAAGTGCTGATGTACCTTGAGGCAAGTGGATAAATTGGATAAAATAAAATTCTGTCGTGTTAGCCTTGTGGCAAGTCCACGCGCCCCTTGTacggaggctaaagtcctccaagcgggttgCTCGGGTTTGAATACGACTCGTGGCTCCTTTTCAGCATGttatccatctctctctctctctctccccaatttctgactctatccactgtcctgtctctacataaatgcttaaaaagccaaaaaataaacctcttaaaaaaagactaaattgTAGCTTTAACATCCCCTTTCAGGAGAAATACATCTGTTGTTGGGTCTTCTGAGTCTTGGGAAAAAATCTTCCACTACATCAGCTTGGCactattttttccattttcctgaAGGGAGAAGCCACAGTGTATTTAATTATAAACGCATGTTCCACTTGTGAAGTGCTGACTTGTGTTATATCATTTGAACCCCAGTCTTTTACTTATGATGAGAGCGAGGTTGCTATGTGAGACATCAATGCAGCGGGCTTTTTTCAGAAAGCCTGTTCTTTGGTGGGTTTGGGATTCCTCTGTGAAATGTGAAGCTTTGGGTTTGTTTTAAACCAGTTCTGCAGCTGCTGGCTCTTTGCAGGCAGGTCCGGTAGCCTGTAAATGACCCACTGTGCAACAGTGGCTGAATAAATAGTTGCATAACGCCTGGCCATAGACAGAGGCCAGCGCTTTTTCCAGGACAGGCTCATTGTGCCGTGGTGCCACATCACCAAGTTACACCCACCTGGGCTGCAGTCAGATTTGGCTGCACAGTTCATGACTCACATGGCAGCAGTATCAaactgttgtctttttttgcatCTGTATGCAACACCCACAAGCAAAATAACCAAATGGCTCGCTGTGAACACAGTCTGGTTTTAACATGATCCAAAATGTAATCTTCGATATGAAACAAGTCAGAATCAAACAATATGAACATCTATTTAGATACCCGGCAATTTAAAAATAGATGGTCTAGGCTTCCAATAGTAGGTTAGTTTTCAagcaaaatcctgcacactgtctaaattgcacaaatatgttgtcAACCTATTGGTGcaatttggaaaacattttttaaggttttgcttgcaatttttttatggattcattcctcttttTAGCAAGTGTGTTATGATATAGATGTAGCTTTTTAAAACTTCTGTACTTTTCGATactatcattaaaataatgtagATTGTACcaatttcaaacatgtggtatcgaaagtatcaaaaataaaacaaattgtcaACCTTGGAACACAAAATgcttttgtgtatttctgtggtTTAAAGTCCTGTAGGGATGGATTTAAAgatgcatttttaaagattcattttttgtaACTTGTAACTTGGAGCTCTACATTTTATAACAAGAGCAAAAGAAACCCATCCTTTTCATCCTCTTAGCGAGATTAGTCCAGAAGACAACCCTAGAGTTTAAAGTCACCCTTGTTATTCGCCAGTACTAAATACATAGTACATATactggattttaaaaaagtgttccCGGCAACTGAGACGGTATTTGGCTTTAAGACTACCTTTTTAAAGTTTGGCACTTTGGCTGTTGCCATCTTGGCATTTTGGATCCAATGCACATTCCTATGCCTCTATCCTGTTTGAGAGGTTGTCTTGGAACCTACTGGTCAACCACAATGAGACTTCAAACTAGTGTCTGAAACCATTAActctttagaaaaatgtttaccGAGGTAACAACTGAAGAGA contains:
- the adm2a gene encoding protein ADM2a, with translation MRCFLPLTVYCISLISLQQLLALPAQERPDTDRLDLLNKLFDQSEDEASASEIQTTSDPSEAPSESSKWLPGLLTQKPASGARPPSPNLAWARPADSSKIERRALRARRHTHSGSRNSHHYPQHAQLMRVGCVLGTCQVQNLSHRLYQLIGQSGREDSSPINPRSPHSYG